The Pseudofrankia inefficax genome window below encodes:
- a CDS encoding MFS transporter — MLRELETDFETDREATVAGGADERTVGPPTRQPPAASAPPPAAANPGTDATASHSAGTPATSVAPAGSPRSAPPAGGTFAALRVPNYRRFMTGQIISMCGTWMQTIALGWLVLSLGASGTMLGVVTAAQFLPVLLVGAYGGLVADRANTRALLITTASLQATLAAVLGVLVITHVVALWMVVVFAALLGLTQAADNPARQSFVQEMVGPETLPNAVTLNSVTMNAARVVGPAIAGLLITLIGTGTCFLLNALSFAAVIVALIRLDRAALRPKPRLTKAPGQIREGFHYAVRTAGIRIPLMMMVITGTLAYEFQVTLPLVARETFHGTAATYSLLTGAMGAGAGAVVGGLLVARRRLTGVRSLVVIAAVFGVLILATAAAPSLPLVVGALVLTGAASVAFISTGNATVQLSSEPRMRGRVMALWSIAFIGTTPVGGPIAGTVAQALGARAGLVLAGVAALVSAAIGLASLRRADAARPVSAAARPTPSSG; from the coding sequence GTGTTGCGGGAGTTGGAAACGGACTTCGAGACAGACCGCGAGGCGACGGTCGCGGGCGGAGCGGACGAGCGAACCGTCGGTCCGCCCACCAGGCAGCCACCCGCGGCCAGCGCTCCTCCCCCGGCCGCCGCCAATCCGGGCACCGACGCGACGGCCAGCCACTCAGCGGGAACGCCGGCAACGAGCGTCGCCCCGGCCGGATCGCCGAGGTCCGCCCCACCGGCCGGCGGGACGTTCGCCGCGCTGCGGGTGCCGAACTACCGGCGGTTCATGACCGGCCAGATCATCTCGATGTGCGGCACGTGGATGCAGACGATCGCGCTCGGCTGGCTGGTGCTGTCCCTCGGCGCCTCCGGGACGATGCTCGGCGTCGTCACCGCCGCGCAGTTCCTGCCGGTCCTCCTGGTCGGTGCGTACGGCGGGCTGGTGGCCGACCGCGCCAACACCCGGGCACTGCTGATCACGACGGCGTCGTTGCAGGCCACGCTGGCCGCCGTCCTCGGCGTTCTCGTGATCACCCACGTCGTGGCGCTGTGGATGGTCGTCGTCTTCGCCGCCCTGCTCGGCCTGACCCAGGCCGCCGACAACCCGGCCAGGCAGAGCTTCGTCCAGGAGATGGTCGGCCCCGAGACGCTGCCCAACGCGGTCACCCTGAACTCGGTGACGATGAACGCGGCGCGGGTCGTCGGCCCGGCGATCGCCGGCCTGCTCATCACGCTCATCGGGACCGGCACATGTTTCCTGCTCAACGCGCTGTCGTTCGCCGCGGTGATCGTCGCGCTGATCCGGCTCGACCGCGCGGCGCTGCGGCCGAAGCCCCGGCTGACGAAGGCCCCGGGCCAGATCCGGGAGGGCTTCCACTACGCGGTCCGCACCGCGGGCATCCGGATCCCGCTGATGATGATGGTGATCACCGGCACGCTGGCCTACGAGTTCCAGGTGACCCTGCCGCTGGTCGCCCGGGAGACGTTCCACGGCACGGCGGCGACCTACAGCCTGCTGACCGGCGCGATGGGCGCGGGCGCGGGCGCGGTCGTCGGTGGCCTGCTGGTGGCGCGGCGCCGCCTGACCGGGGTGCGCAGCCTGGTCGTCATCGCCGCCGTGTTCGGGGTGCTGATCCTCGCCACGGCCGCGGCTCCGTCGTTGCCTCTGGTTGTCGGCGCGCTGGTCCTGACCGGTGCCGCCAGCGTCGCCTTCATCTCGACGGGCAACGCGACCGTCCAGCTGTCGTCCGAGCCCAGGATGCGCGGCCGGGTGATGGCGCTGTGGTCGATCGCCTTCATCGGCACCACGCCGGTCGGCGGCCCGATCGCCGGCACCGTCGCGCAGGCCCTGGGAGCACGGGCGGGACTGGTGCTGGCCGGCGTGGCCGCGCTGGTCTCCGCGGCGATCGGCCTCGCGTCGCTGCGCCGCGCCGACGCCGCCCGTCCCGTGTCGGCGGCGGCCCGGCCCACGCCCAGCTCGGGCTGA
- a CDS encoding DUF222 domain-containing protein: MDRLPGLDGAELAESSLAAGGGDDPTYPGWAPPNPRLPTEPERLSDIDLATAVIEGRTTVDATTARWILLLGEFDRRSLWLADGAVSPTAWLRRECRINAPTSTNLITVARALRDLPATRAAFTTGTISFDHVRAIAPALGDGRLDLARRADPIFARAAAWMTPRQVARVVSTWTDIADA, encoded by the coding sequence GTGGATCGACTGCCGGGACTCGACGGCGCCGAACTGGCCGAGTCGTCGCTGGCGGCCGGCGGCGGTGACGACCCGACCTATCCGGGTTGGGCGCCGCCGAACCCGCGGCTGCCGACCGAACCGGAGCGGCTCTCCGACATTGACCTGGCGACCGCGGTGATCGAGGGCCGAACGACGGTCGACGCCACGACCGCCCGTTGGATCCTGCTGCTCGGCGAGTTCGACCGCCGCTCGCTGTGGCTCGCCGACGGGGCCGTCTCGCCCACCGCGTGGCTGCGCCGGGAGTGCCGGATCAACGCGCCCACCTCGACGAACCTGATCACCGTCGCCCGCGCCCTGCGCGACCTGCCGGCGACCCGCGCCGCCTTCACCACCGGCACGATCAGCTTCGACCACGTCCGCGCGATAGCCCCGGCCCTGGGCGACGGCCGACTGGACCTCGCCCGCCGCGCCGACCCGATCTTCGCCCGCGCCGCCGCCTGGATGACCCCCCGCCAGGTAGCCCGTGTCGTCAGCACCTGGACCGACATCGCCGACGCCTGA
- a CDS encoding acyl-CoA carboxylase subunit beta produces the protein MSLSTLELVDPRSPVARLNRFFDADSVNLFAAPDSSGVVAGQGLVDGNEVVAFASDATVQGGAMGRDGCARIVHAIESAARMGVPVVGIWHSGGARLQEGVSSLDGMGRVFSAIVRASGRIPQISLVLGAAAGGAAYGPALTDLVIMGPDGKVFVTGPDVVRSVTGEDCTFDSLGGPTIHSTKSGVVHMTCDSDDQAYETTRHVVGLLADQGDIGEVEPRELAQFLPESPRRAYDVRPLVGGLVDDGFVEIHPRWARNIVTALGRLGGRTVGVIANNPLRRGGCLDSLSAEKAARFVRLCDSFGVPLVVLVDTPGYLPGVGQEWEGVVRRGAKLLYAFAEATVPRVTVMTRKAYGGAYIAMNSASLGATAVYAWPTAEVAVMGHEAAVKIIHRRTIAAVPEQRQPDKIKELAEEHAVTVGGVDKAVELGVVDAVVEPGDTRTVVAAAIAEALAAGRPDKNVHGNIPL, from the coding sequence GTGAGTCTGTCCACGTTGGAACTCGTCGACCCTCGCTCCCCCGTCGCCCGGCTGAACCGCTTCTTCGATGCCGACAGCGTCAACCTGTTCGCCGCGCCCGACAGCTCGGGTGTCGTCGCCGGGCAGGGACTGGTCGACGGCAACGAGGTGGTCGCGTTCGCCAGCGACGCGACGGTGCAGGGCGGGGCGATGGGCCGCGACGGCTGTGCGCGCATCGTGCACGCCATCGAGTCGGCGGCCCGGATGGGCGTCCCGGTGGTCGGCATCTGGCACTCGGGCGGCGCGCGGCTGCAGGAGGGCGTCTCGTCGCTCGACGGCATGGGCCGCGTGTTCTCCGCGATCGTGCGGGCGTCGGGCCGGATCCCCCAGATCTCGCTGGTGCTGGGCGCGGCCGCCGGTGGCGCCGCCTACGGCCCGGCGCTGACCGACCTGGTCATCATGGGTCCGGACGGCAAGGTCTTCGTCACCGGTCCTGACGTCGTCCGCTCGGTGACCGGGGAGGACTGCACGTTCGACAGCCTCGGCGGCCCGACGATCCACTCCACCAAGAGTGGCGTCGTCCACATGACCTGCGACTCCGACGACCAGGCGTACGAGACGACGCGCCACGTCGTCGGCCTGCTGGCCGACCAGGGTGACATCGGCGAGGTCGAGCCGCGCGAGCTCGCCCAGTTCCTGCCCGAGTCGCCCCGGCGCGCCTACGACGTGCGCCCGCTGGTCGGCGGGCTGGTCGACGACGGTTTCGTCGAGATCCACCCCCGGTGGGCCCGCAACATCGTGACCGCGCTGGGCCGCCTCGGCGGCCGGACGGTCGGCGTCATCGCCAACAACCCGTTGCGCCGCGGTGGCTGCCTCGACTCGCTGTCGGCGGAGAAGGCGGCCCGCTTCGTGCGGCTGTGCGACTCCTTCGGGGTGCCGCTGGTCGTCCTCGTCGACACGCCCGGGTACCTGCCCGGCGTCGGCCAGGAATGGGAGGGCGTCGTCCGCCGCGGGGCCAAGCTGCTCTACGCCTTCGCCGAGGCGACCGTGCCGCGGGTGACGGTGATGACCCGCAAGGCCTACGGCGGCGCCTACATCGCGATGAACTCCGCCTCCCTGGGCGCCACGGCCGTCTACGCCTGGCCGACCGCCGAGGTCGCCGTCATGGGCCACGAGGCGGCCGTGAAGATCATTCACCGCCGCACGATCGCCGCGGTCCCCGAGCAGCGCCAGCCCGACAAGATCAAGGAGCTGGCCGAGGAGCACGCAGTCACCGTCGGCGGCGTCGACAAGGCCGTCGAGCTCGGCGTGGTCGACGCGGTCGTCGAGCCGGGCGACACCCGCACCGTGGTGGCCGCCGCCATCGCCGAAGCCCTCGCCGCCGGCCGCCCCGACAAGAACGTCCACGGCAACATCCCGCTGTAA
- the fabF gene encoding beta-ketoacyl-ACP synthase II, translating into MTRSPRRVVVTGLGATTPLGGDVASTWEGLLAGRSGVRALTEDWIETVPVHIAAPLAAELPLGRVEARKLDRTQQMALVASREAWADAGSPEIDPLRLQVCVGSGIGGVLTLLSQHDVLREQGFRKVTPHVVPMLMPNGPAATVGLAFGAKGGVRAPVSACASGTEAIALAYDLIKFGRADVIIAGGTEAAIHPLPIAGFSQMQALSRRSDDPAAASRPFDKGRDGFVLGEGAGILVLEAEEHAKARGARIYGYLAGAGISADAYHVAAPEPTGAGAARAVTEALETGELVAGDVAHVNAHATSTPVGDLAEAKALYLALGAAAGATAVTATKSMTGHLLGAAGAVEAVVTVKTMQERIVPATRNLDALDDEVELDVVRIDNRKIKSGAALSNSFGFGGHDVCLAFTPA; encoded by the coding sequence GTGACCCGGTCCCCTAGGCGGGTTGTCGTCACCGGCCTCGGGGCGACCACTCCGCTCGGGGGCGATGTGGCGTCCACGTGGGAGGGCCTGCTCGCCGGCCGGTCCGGCGTCCGCGCTCTCACCGAGGACTGGATCGAGACGGTGCCGGTCCACATCGCCGCCCCGCTGGCGGCCGAGCTTCCGCTCGGCCGTGTCGAGGCCCGCAAGCTCGACCGGACCCAGCAGATGGCTCTGGTCGCGTCCCGGGAGGCGTGGGCCGACGCCGGCTCGCCGGAGATCGACCCGCTGCGCCTTCAGGTCTGTGTCGGCTCCGGCATCGGCGGCGTGCTGACTCTGCTCTCCCAGCACGACGTGCTGCGCGAGCAGGGTTTCCGCAAGGTCACCCCGCACGTCGTCCCGATGCTGATGCCGAACGGGCCGGCCGCGACCGTGGGCCTGGCCTTCGGCGCGAAGGGCGGGGTACGTGCCCCGGTCAGTGCCTGCGCGTCGGGCACCGAGGCGATCGCGCTCGCGTACGACCTGATCAAGTTCGGCCGCGCCGACGTCATCATCGCGGGCGGTACGGAGGCGGCGATCCATCCGCTGCCGATCGCCGGGTTCTCGCAGATGCAAGCGCTGTCGCGGCGGTCCGACGACCCGGCGGCCGCGTCCCGGCCGTTCGACAAGGGCCGGGACGGGTTCGTGCTGGGCGAGGGCGCCGGAATCCTGGTGCTGGAGGCCGAGGAACACGCGAAGGCCCGAGGCGCCCGGATCTACGGCTACCTCGCCGGCGCCGGGATCAGCGCCGACGCCTACCACGTGGCCGCTCCGGAGCCGACCGGGGCCGGCGCGGCCCGGGCGGTCACCGAGGCACTGGAGACCGGCGAGCTGGTGGCCGGTGATGTCGCTCACGTCAACGCGCACGCGACGTCGACACCAGTCGGTGACCTTGCCGAAGCGAAGGCGCTGTACCTTGCACTCGGAGCAGCGGCCGGCGCGACGGCGGTCACGGCGACCAAGTCGATGACCGGGCACCTGCTCGGCGCGGCCGGCGCCGTCGAGGCCGTCGTGACGGTCAAGACGATGCAGGAGCGCATCGTCCCGGCGACCCGCAACCTCGACGCTCTCGATGACGAGGTCGAGCTCGACGTGGTGCGGATCGACAACCGGAAGATCAAGTCAGGCGCCGCCCTGTCGAACTCCTTCGGGTTCGGCGGACACGACGTCTGCCTCGCGTTCACGCCCGCCTAG
- a CDS encoding acyl carrier protein has product MSQTDVLAGLAEILEEVAGVEPSDVTPEKTFIDDLDVDSLSMVEVVVAAEEKFGVKIPDDDVKTLKTVGDAVSYIQKAGIAA; this is encoded by the coding sequence ATGTCCCAGACTGATGTCCTCGCCGGTCTCGCCGAGATCCTCGAGGAGGTGGCCGGCGTCGAGCCCTCCGACGTCACCCCCGAGAAGACCTTCATTGACGACCTGGACGTCGACTCGCTGTCGATGGTCGAGGTCGTGGTCGCGGCCGAGGAGAAGTTCGGCGTCAAGATCCCGGACGACGACGTGAAGACCCTGAAGACCGTCGGTGACGCGGTCTCGTACATCCAGAAGGCTGGTATCGCGGCGTGA
- a CDS encoding beta-ketoacyl-ACP synthase III, whose product MTTGARVLGFGTYRPVRVVTNDDLAQRVETSDEWIRTRTGIATRRIADSDETTVMMGAAAAEKALAAAGLTAADIDLVIAASCTSPSQIPGASPQIAHRIGALSAGALDINAGCAGFCYSLSQAADTVRSGSARHVLVVATERLSDYVDWDDRTTCILLADGAGAAVVGPSEVDEIGPAVWGHDGSRPDVIRVPGYGDNLFRMEGQAVFRWAITLVPALKKICERAGVTPDELAGVVPHQANLRIIEALVNGLGATNAVIARDVVDAGNTSAASIPLGLARLLDAGELRRGDPVLLFGFGAGLTYCGQVIRCP is encoded by the coding sequence ATGACCACCGGAGCACGCGTGCTCGGATTCGGTACCTACCGACCGGTCCGCGTCGTCACCAACGACGATCTCGCCCAACGAGTCGAGACGTCCGACGAATGGATTCGCACCCGGACCGGCATCGCCACCCGGCGGATCGCCGACTCGGACGAGACCACCGTGATGATGGGCGCGGCCGCCGCGGAGAAGGCGCTCGCCGCCGCCGGCCTCACCGCCGCCGACATCGACCTGGTGATCGCGGCGAGCTGCACCAGCCCGTCGCAGATCCCGGGCGCCAGCCCGCAGATCGCGCACCGGATCGGCGCTCTCTCGGCCGGCGCGCTGGACATCAACGCGGGCTGCGCGGGGTTCTGCTACTCACTGTCCCAGGCGGCCGACACGGTCCGCTCCGGCTCGGCCCGCCACGTGCTGGTGGTCGCGACGGAGCGGCTCTCGGACTACGTCGACTGGGATGACCGGACGACCTGCATCCTGCTCGCCGACGGTGCCGGTGCCGCGGTGGTGGGCCCGAGCGAGGTCGACGAGATCGGCCCGGCGGTCTGGGGCCACGACGGCTCCCGGCCGGACGTCATCAGGGTGCCCGGCTACGGCGACAACCTGTTCCGGATGGAGGGACAGGCGGTCTTCCGCTGGGCGATCACCCTGGTGCCGGCGCTGAAGAAGATCTGCGAGCGGGCCGGGGTCACCCCCGACGAGCTCGCCGGCGTCGTCCCACACCAGGCCAACCTGAGGATCATCGAGGCGCTCGTGAACGGTCTCGGCGCCACGAACGCCGTCATCGCTCGCGATGTGGTCGACGCGGGCAACACCTCGGCGGCCAGCATCCCGCTGGGCCTGGCCCGGCTGCTCGACGCCGGGGAGCTGCGGCGCGGCGACCCGGTCCTCCTGTTCGGCTTCGGTGCCGGCTTGACCTACTGTGGCCAGGTCATCCGCTGCCCCTAG
- a CDS encoding ACP S-malonyltransferase, with amino-acid sequence MLAILAPGQGAQTPGMLHPWLDLPGVTERLRWFSAATGLDLVELGTEAPADTIKDTAVAQPLIVATGLLAAEQLGLPGLAGPDLRVAGHSVGEITAAALTGALSPEAALVLVALRGRAMAAASAVTPTGMSALLGGDPDAVVAHLEGLGLTPANRNGAGQIVAAGDLAALARLTEEPPAGARVRTLAVAGAFHTHFMASARDTLAAVAPGVVTGAPRLGQVSNADGAVITDGAEVLARLVSQVANPVRWDLCLATLRELGVKAVIELPPAGTLAGIARRELPGVRILAVKSPDDLVAARELIAEHVGAEQPSVVIPAPARELEPATAHAGEA; translated from the coding sequence GTGCTCGCCATCCTCGCGCCAGGCCAGGGCGCCCAGACCCCAGGCATGCTGCATCCGTGGCTCGACCTCCCCGGCGTGACGGAGCGGCTGCGCTGGTTCTCGGCGGCGACCGGCCTGGACCTCGTCGAACTCGGCACCGAGGCACCGGCAGACACGATCAAGGACACCGCGGTGGCCCAGCCGCTCATCGTGGCGACCGGCCTCCTCGCCGCCGAGCAGCTCGGCCTGCCCGGACTCGCGGGTCCGGATCTGCGGGTGGCCGGCCACAGCGTCGGCGAGATCACCGCCGCGGCGCTCACCGGAGCACTCTCGCCGGAGGCCGCGCTGGTCCTCGTGGCGCTGCGCGGCCGGGCGATGGCCGCGGCCTCCGCCGTCACGCCGACCGGCATGTCCGCGCTGCTCGGCGGCGACCCGGACGCGGTCGTCGCACACCTGGAAGGCCTCGGCCTGACGCCCGCGAACCGCAACGGCGCCGGCCAGATCGTCGCCGCCGGTGACCTGGCGGCGCTCGCCCGGCTCACCGAGGAGCCGCCGGCCGGTGCCCGCGTCCGGACCCTCGCGGTCGCGGGCGCGTTCCACACCCACTTCATGGCGTCGGCCCGCGACACGCTCGCCGCGGTCGCGCCCGGTGTCGTGACCGGTGCTCCTCGCCTCGGCCAGGTGTCGAACGCGGACGGCGCCGTCATCACCGACGGGGCCGAGGTCCTGGCCCGGCTGGTCAGCCAGGTGGCCAACCCGGTCCGCTGGGACCTGTGCCTGGCGACGCTGCGCGAGCTGGGCGTGAAGGCCGTCATCGAGCTGCCGCCGGCGGGCACGCTGGCCGGCATCGCCCGCAGAGAACTTCCCGGCGTCCGGATCCTCGCGGTGAAGAGCCCGGACGACCTGGTCGCCGCTCGCGAGCTCATCGCCGAGCACGTCGGCGCCGAGCAGCCCTCGGTCGTGATCCCCGCTCCTGCCAGGGAGCTGGAACCTGCCACCGCCCACGCCGGGGAGGCTTGA
- a CDS encoding PucR family transcriptional regulator, producing MLDAVTQPPARPASARADGSPPSARKQPAAEVTSPPPGSPAEPSPPVPAQAAGLDPVAPPRDSAGRNDSADRNDSAGRNDSAGRTDAATNDAVIRRIERASGLLANKAVARMSEQLPWYPGMSARYRADIQLVVQAGIASFVEWCRRPEHARELSSDVFRVAPRELVRAVTFRRLVDLVRVAVETIEAEVSNIVDPEHEQRVLNDVLRYSRDIAFAGAVVYARVAEERGAWDARLEALVVDHVVRGDQDRALSSRAAAVGWRNPPAVTVVVGAAPPQAPEAVVDEVHRLARSGGLEVLTSVHNQRLVMIVGGRFRTTDGPGDGTAAAEPHAGGTVAAAPGAGAVPREAAARAVAAATGDPNRPNSRRRADGELAPSVESALAAAEVLMSACGPGPVVVGPVAADLAGAAESARAAIAAADVVAAWPAAPRPVTARALLPERALAGDEGARRALIDEVYLPLRDAGAPLLETAGTYLDFGASLEATAKALYLHPNTVRYRLRKASEICGLDTADHRQRFTLHIALLLGRLDSSHA from the coding sequence ATGCTGGACGCCGTGACACAGCCTCCGGCCAGACCGGCCTCCGCGCGCGCTGACGGGTCCCCGCCGTCCGCCCGGAAGCAGCCCGCCGCCGAGGTGACGTCCCCGCCGCCCGGCTCCCCCGCCGAGCCGTCACCCCCGGTGCCGGCCCAGGCCGCGGGACTCGACCCGGTCGCCCCGCCCCGGGACTCGGCCGGCCGCAACGACTCTGCCGACCGCAACGACTCTGCTGGCCGCAACGACTCTGCCGGCCGCACCGACGCGGCCACGAACGACGCCGTCATCCGCCGGATCGAGCGGGCCAGCGGGCTGCTGGCGAACAAGGCCGTGGCCAGGATGTCCGAGCAGCTGCCGTGGTACCCCGGCATGTCCGCGCGGTACCGGGCCGACATCCAGCTGGTCGTGCAGGCGGGCATCGCGTCGTTCGTCGAGTGGTGCCGGCGCCCGGAGCACGCCCGTGAGCTGTCCAGCGACGTGTTCCGGGTGGCGCCGCGCGAGCTGGTCCGGGCGGTGACCTTCCGCCGCCTCGTCGACCTGGTCCGGGTGGCGGTCGAGACGATCGAGGCCGAGGTCTCGAACATCGTCGACCCGGAGCACGAGCAGCGGGTGCTCAACGACGTGCTGCGCTACTCCCGGGACATCGCGTTCGCCGGGGCGGTGGTCTACGCGCGGGTCGCCGAGGAGCGCGGCGCCTGGGACGCCCGGCTGGAGGCGCTCGTCGTCGACCACGTCGTGCGCGGCGACCAGGACCGGGCGCTGTCCTCACGCGCGGCGGCGGTCGGCTGGCGCAACCCGCCCGCGGTGACGGTCGTGGTCGGCGCGGCGCCGCCGCAGGCCCCGGAGGCGGTCGTGGACGAGGTCCACCGGCTGGCCCGCTCCGGTGGTCTCGAGGTGCTGACCAGCGTGCACAACCAGCGACTGGTCATGATCGTCGGCGGCCGGTTCCGGACGACCGACGGTCCAGGCGACGGGACGGCCGCGGCGGAACCGCACGCCGGCGGGACGGTCGCGGCGGCGCCCGGCGCCGGCGCGGTCCCGCGCGAGGCGGCGGCGCGCGCCGTGGCGGCGGCGACCGGCGACCCGAACCGGCCGAACAGCCGGCGGCGCGCCGACGGCGAGCTCGCCCCCAGCGTCGAGTCCGCGTTGGCGGCCGCCGAGGTGCTGATGTCGGCCTGCGGGCCGGGCCCGGTCGTGGTCGGGCCGGTCGCGGCGGATCTGGCGGGTGCCGCCGAGTCGGCGCGGGCGGCGATCGCGGCGGCCGACGTCGTGGCCGCGTGGCCCGCGGCGCCGCGGCCGGTGACGGCCCGCGCGCTGCTGCCGGAGCGGGCGCTGGCCGGCGACGAGGGGGCCCGCCGGGCGCTCATCGACGAGGTCTACCTCCCGCTGCGGGACGCCGGCGCGCCGCTGCTGGAGACCGCGGGCACCTACCTCGACTTCGGCGCCTCGCTGGAGGCGACCGCGAAGGCGCTCTACCTGCATCCGAACACGGTCCGTTACCGGCTGCGGAAGGCGTCCGAGATCTGCGGCCTTGACACCGCCGACCACCGGCAGCGTTTCACCCTGCACATAGCTCTGCTTCTGGGCCGTCTCGACAGCTCGCATGCGTAG
- a CDS encoding lytic transglycosylase domain-containing protein, producing MPRQRTRQAPVLAAGLVTVLAALLGACSQVLPMRSSSLIPTDLIPAFRAAATTYGLLSAAQLAAQARVESRFDSSVVSRAGAVGMMQFLPKTWAEFGIDGDGDGVADPLDPLDAIPSAARYEQHLAGLVSHLPGDRVALVLAAYNAGPSAVQAAGGVPDYAETRTYIARVNEWAATFATEV from the coding sequence ATGCCCCGTCAGCGAACACGCCAGGCGCCTGTCCTCGCGGCTGGCCTGGTGACCGTGCTCGCCGCGTTGCTGGGAGCCTGCTCGCAGGTGCTGCCGATGAGGTCGAGCAGCCTGATCCCGACGGACCTGATACCTGCCTTCCGGGCCGCCGCCACCACGTACGGGCTGTTGTCGGCCGCCCAGCTCGCGGCCCAGGCGAGGGTGGAGAGCCGCTTCGACTCCTCGGTCGTGTCCCGCGCGGGCGCCGTCGGGATGATGCAGTTCCTGCCGAAGACCTGGGCCGAGTTCGGCATCGACGGCGACGGCGACGGCGTGGCCGACCCGCTCGACCCGCTCGACGCGATCCCGTCGGCCGCGCGGTACGAGCAGCACCTCGCCGGGCTGGTCAGCCACCTGCCCGGGGACCGGGTCGCCCTCGTGCTCGCCGCCTACAACGCCGGCCCGTCGGCGGTCCAGGCGGCCGGCGGCGTCCCCGACTACGCCGAGACCAGGACCTACATCGCCCGCGTCAACGAGTGGGCCGCCACCTTCGCGACGGAGGTCTGA
- a CDS encoding mycothiol transferase, producing the protein MVTTADLLTDGFGRVQEAVHEAVAGLTAEQLNHRPQGRLNSITWLVWHLARVQDDHVAGVAGTEQVWTAAGWVERFGLPLPPESHGYGHTSDEVDSVRVGDPGLLTGYYDAVHDETLRYVATLGDQDLDRVVDTRWDPPVTLAVRLVSVIADDLEHAGQAAILRGLLPPG; encoded by the coding sequence ATGGTGACCACCGCTGATCTTCTGACGGATGGCTTCGGGCGGGTTCAGGAGGCGGTCCACGAAGCCGTGGCGGGGCTGACCGCCGAGCAGCTGAACCATCGCCCGCAGGGGCGGCTCAACTCGATCACCTGGCTGGTCTGGCACCTGGCCCGGGTGCAGGACGATCACGTGGCCGGCGTCGCGGGCACCGAGCAGGTCTGGACCGCGGCAGGCTGGGTGGAGCGGTTCGGCCTCCCGCTGCCGCCGGAGTCGCACGGGTACGGCCACACGTCCGACGAGGTCGACAGCGTCCGCGTCGGTGACCCCGGCCTGCTGACCGGCTACTACGACGCCGTCCACGACGAGACCCTGCGCTACGTCGCCACGCTCGGCGACCAGGATCTCGACCGCGTCGTCGACACCCGGTGGGATCCCCCGGTCACCCTGGCCGTCCGCCTCGTCAGCGTGATCGCCGACGATCTCGAGCACGCCGGCCAGGCCGCCATCCTGCGAGGGCTGCTGCCCCCCGGCTGA
- a CDS encoding DinB family protein, whose translation MTWTAPKVNRRDEPGIADEREMLESWLDYHRETLLLKCAGLTAEQLRERAVAPSSLSLLGLVRHLADVERSWFRRRLDQQDIPYRFIREDNENSDFDDVDTADPGEAFTAFASEVEACRAVAATHGLDDTFVDQRGVRLSLRWVYVHLIEEYARHNGHADLLRERLDGSVGD comes from the coding sequence ATGACGTGGACAGCCCCCAAGGTCAACCGCCGGGACGAGCCAGGCATCGCGGACGAGCGCGAGATGCTGGAGAGCTGGCTCGACTACCACCGCGAGACGCTGCTGCTCAAGTGCGCGGGCCTGACGGCCGAGCAGCTGCGCGAGCGCGCGGTAGCGCCGTCGTCGCTGTCGCTGCTGGGCCTCGTCCGGCACCTGGCCGACGTGGAACGTTCCTGGTTCCGCCGCCGGCTCGACCAGCAGGACATCCCGTACCGCTTCATCAGGGAGGACAACGAGAACTCCGACTTCGACGACGTCGACACGGCGGACCCCGGCGAGGCGTTCACGGCCTTCGCCTCGGAGGTCGAGGCCTGCCGCGCCGTGGCGGCCACCCACGGCCTGGACGACACCTTCGTGGACCAGCGCGGCGTGCGGCTCAGCCTGCGTTGGGTCTACGTCCACCTGATCGAGGAGTACGCCCGCCACAACGGCCACGCCGACCTGCTCCGCGAACGCCTCGACGGCTCCGTCGGCGACTGA